TCAAATACTGGATATAGCAGAAAAAAAATATAAAGAAATAAAACTCAAACATGAAACAAGCAATTATCAATGCTATTGTGCATACGGGAGATGACATAATTGAAAATGGAGTCGTAATAATTGAAAACGGAGTCATTATTTCGATACAAAAAGAAATTCCAAATGATATTAAGCAAATTGATTTGAGAGGAAAGCATCTTGCAGCAGGATTTATAGATATTCAGATTAATGGAGGAGAAAAGTATTATTTTAGTCAGACTCCAAACGAAGAAACTATTCAGGATATTTATGATGCCAGCTTGAAATATGGTACAACGCATGTTTTACCGTGTTTAATTTCATCTTCAAGAGAAACCATTTTAAAAGGTATTGAAGCGGTTCGTGATTATATGAAAAAGCATCAAAATGGTGTTATCGGAATGCATTTGGAAGGACCATTTTTAAATCCCCTAAGACGTGGTGCGCATAGCATTGATCAGGTTAGAAAGCCAACCAACGAAGAGCTTGAAGAAATAATCAGAAAAGGAAAAGATGTTATAAAAGTTATTACGATCGCTCCGGAATGTTTTACAGAAGAACAGTTAAATATGTTGCTTGAAAGCGGAATTACTATTTCTATTGGACATTCAACGGTTACACATAAAGATGCACAGTTTTATTTTTCAAAGGGAATTAATCTTGTTACGCATTTGTTTAATGCCATGACACAATTTGGTCATCGTGAACCTGGATTAGTAGGAGCTGTTTTTGAAAATGAAGATGTTTATGCACCCGTTATTTTAGATGGTGCCCATTGTGATTATGCGGCTGCAAGAGTGGCGTATAAGTTGAAACAGGAGAAATTCTTTTTGATTAGCGATGCTACATTTTTAGGTAGAAAAGTAACCAATTTTAGATGGGATAATTTTGATGCTCATTTAGAAAACGGATTTTATAGAAATGAAGATGGAAATCTGGCTGGAGCTACAATATCAATGTTAGAGGCAGTACAAA
The sequence above is drawn from the Flavobacterium sp. N2038 genome and encodes:
- the nagA gene encoding N-acetylglucosamine-6-phosphate deacetylase; translated protein: MKQAIINAIVHTGDDIIENGVVIIENGVIISIQKEIPNDIKQIDLRGKHLAAGFIDIQINGGEKYYFSQTPNEETIQDIYDASLKYGTTHVLPCLISSSRETILKGIEAVRDYMKKHQNGVIGMHLEGPFLNPLRRGAHSIDQVRKPTNEELEEIIRKGKDVIKVITIAPECFTEEQLNMLLESGITISIGHSTVTHKDAQFYFSKGINLVTHLFNAMTQFGHREPGLVGAVFENEDVYAPVILDGAHCDYAAARVAYKLKQEKFFLISDATFLGRKVTNFRWDNFDAHLENGFYRNEDGNLAGATISMLEAVQNAYNNLNVSADEAVKMATTRVASAIGMQNKVGKIKSGFPASFVQFNANLSEIETLNFS